A region from the Acyrthosiphon pisum isolate AL4f chromosome A1, pea_aphid_22Mar2018_4r6ur, whole genome shotgun sequence genome encodes:
- the LOC100574710 gene encoding pancreatic triacylglycerol lipase — MRRTMLLIIATTILALVVQQNNACFVKSTLRFIQKTIVRWDGFDAKYLQTLAINDKNVDIKYWNSKLGNHKSIKIRFDHEYELSKHWIPDMPLKVIIHGWLDSIVHEDGVSCIKTAYLKVGGYNVITVDWGGIAGFRNYMLPLLMVSKIGARLAKVLDNIVDFEIVEPSDIHLIGHSLGAHIAGVCGSLMKSGKIGRITGLDPAGPGFEFAKLQKKGLKKSDALFVDIIHTSGGSTGLYHSAGHADFFPNGGSVPQPGCYDGIKFDRIIGLVGCSHSRAYMLYADSVYYPGTMMAYKCLSWNEFVSDDCDNDEKTPMGHRASPKVRGDFYFRTTSSPPYNDPYAPKEDL, encoded by the exons ATGCGCCGAACAATGCTGCTCATCATCGCCACGACGATCCTCGCGCTCGTGGTCCAACAGAACAACG CATGTTTTGTGAAGAGTACTTTGCGTTTTATCCAAAAAACAATCGTCAGATGGGATGGGTTTGATGCAAAATACTTACAAACATTGGCCATCAACGATAAAAACGTGGACATCAAATACTGGAATTC GAAACTCGGCAAccataaatctataaaaataaggTTCGATCACGAGTACGAGTTGTCAAAACATTGGATTCCGGATATGCCTTTAAAAGTGATCATACACGGATGGCTCGACTCCATCGTACACGAGGATGGAGTGTCTTGTATCAAAACAg ctTACTTAAAAGTCGGTGGATATAATGTGATAACCGTGGACTGGGGTGGCATAGCTGGATTCCGGAATTACATGTTGCCGCTGTTGATGGTGTCAAAAATAGGCGCCAGACTGGCCAAGGTGTTGGACAATATCGTAGACTTCGAAATCGTCGAACCGTCGGACATACACCTGATCGGGCACAGTCTCGGGGCCCACATCGCCGGCGTGTGCGGGTCCCTGATGAAGTCGGGCAAGATCGGCCGGATAACGG GTCTCGATCCGGCAGGACCGGGCTTTGAGTTTGCAAAGTTGCAGAAAAAAGGGCTGAAGAAATCGGACGCTCTATTCGTGGACATTATCCACACGTCGGGTGGATCCACGGGCCTTTATCACTCAGCGGGGCACGCGGACTTTTTCCCGAACGGTGGCAGCGTGCCTCAACCGGGCTGCTACGACGGTATAAAGTTCGATAGGATAATCGGACTCG TTGGCTGTAGCCACTCGAGGGCGTACATGCTGTACGCCGACTCGGTGTACTACCCTGGTACGATGATGGCGTACAAGTGCCTGTCCTGGAATGAGTTCGTGAGCGACGACTGCGACAATGACGAGAAAACGCCGATGGGACACAGAGCTTCACCCAA GGTGAGAGGTGATTTCTATTTCAGGACCACAAGCAGTCCTCCTTACAATGATCCGTATGCACCGAAGGAAGACCTCTGA